In the Anaerobaca lacustris genome, GCCACCTTTGTCAGCGAGATTCCGATCGTCCAAGGCGAACTGAACTACACGACCGACACGGGAAACTGGCAGGAGCGAGACTGGCAGACGATCCCGGCGACGCTTGAGCCCGGCACGGCTTCCGCCACCTTGCCCGAAGGTACCACTGTCTATTATTTCAACCTGATCGACCAACGCGATCTGGTGGTCAGCAGCGAACACGAGGAACCGTAGGTTCCGTAAGGGCGAATAATGATTCGCCCCTACCACGGCACAGACCTGGCCTCAGGTGTGCTTGGGCATGATCAGGGCCGCGACGAGGTAGGTGATGGCCACGGGGACGATCGCGGTGACGACGCAAAGGAAGACCACCGCCAGGCGGACCAGCGTCGGGTCGATGTCATAGGTCTCCCCAATCCCGCCGCAAACCCCAAAGATCTTCTTGTCCGTCGCCGAAAGATGCAGTCGTTTCATCCGTGTCCTTTCTTAATCGCCAACCAGTCATCCAGCAGACTATACGCCGTCCACATCCTCGTGTTTGGGCTGGGGCTTGCGAGGCTCCGGCTTGGGAAGGGGCCAGATCAGGATGTCGTCCTCGCAGTAGTCGCGCTCTTCAATATACCGTGCTCGGCCGCCTTCATCGGTGCGGTTGACGCCCGTACTGTAGAGCCGGAAGCTGTTGCCGTCGAGCGCGTACACGAAACGACCTCCGCTGGTCGGATCGACGAACGCCTCGGCCGGAACATACGCGGAGATCGCATCGAGCGACGAAGGCCAAGAGCCGTGGTCGTCTCGATAGCGCCGCAGACCGAGGACCAGCCACGTCCCGCGCCGATGCGTCAGATTCTCCGCATAGGATCTCCCGAAGCTGGCATACGTCGAAATACCGAACGTCAGGGACCGAGCCATAAACCGTGTCAAGTTGGCAAGGACATTCGTCACAAAATAGACGAACGACTTTCCATTAAACAAATCGTCTTCGGGAACGGGCAATACGGGACCCGATTCGAGCAGACGCATCACCCTGGAGGACTCCTGTCTGGCCATCATCCACACATCGTCAGGGTTCAGAGGCATGTTCATGTGGCAGCAGAGCTTCCACAGCTTGCCCGACAGCGCGCGAGGCTTCGGAGGCGGTTTGTCTTTGGGGAGGAAGGGAAAGGCAGAGGCAGAGAATCGGATTTGGCCCCGGCCATTGAACTCGTACACCGGTGCCATGACCTGGGCGAATCGGACCTCGTCGAATCTAAGGAGCCTGGCGATATCCTGGTTCCAGGTGCTTTCAGTTCCCGGAAGATGTCGGGCGATTGCCTCCAAGTCCACTGGTGACGCTTCGCCTCGCACGAGGACGTAGCGAATCATTTGCAGGGCCAGCTCTTCGCGCCGGAAACCGATTCGGAGATCGGTATTGTGCGTCTGTTGGTACAGATGATCCGCATGGCGCAGCAGCCAGAAGGACTTCTCCAGGCTCTTTTCGATGCGATCTTCACCCAGGTCACGGTTGCCAGCCAAGAGGAAGAGTTGGGCTGCGAATGCCAGTTGCTTATACGGCACGGGCGAGTCTTCGCCGAACTCAGTGGCCATCGGCCATCGGCATTCTCCCATCTGGCCGATCTTGAGCAGTTCGTGAATAAGTGTTGCGTGCGAGTCGAGCCAGACAGAGACTTCCGGCTGCTCTTCGGATTCCCACGGTTCCTGGGACAGTCGCCTCAGGAGCAAAGTCACATCCGAAACGGACTCGGGACGGTCGTTCACATCCACGGTCGACAGTGCCGCCTCATAGCGCAGTGCTGCGTTCTCCTCGCCGGGTACCGCCCGTTTGGCTTCGAAGGCGGCCACCTCGGCGTCGAAGGTGTAAGACCGCCACGGGCCGGGGGGATCGGGCCAGAAGACAAGGATCCCCAACACCACCAGTATTGCGATGCCGAGACATAGGCTGATTCGGCATAGCCGTTTCTCCAGCTTCTCCTTGTGTGCCAGGCCGGCGACGGCGATGAAGATGTTGGGGGCCAGGAGGATGGTCCCGACGACAATGCCGATCCAGGTCAGACAGCCTGTGTGGGCGATCCAAAGGAAGACCCCGAGATAAGCGCAGGACATCAGTAGCAGGAGGACGCAAGCAACGGTCTTTCTTTTTCGTTTGCGTCGGCTGCGTTTGTCTTGCTTCTCTTCTCGGTCCTCGTCACACATCTCTTCGGCCCTCCGGGTTGTCCCCTTCCATAGAGATGCGCGACACGGCGGTTTTCTTCAATCGAATTCTCGAATGCCTGCCGTCACATCTCCAGCTTGTCGCGGAGGTAGGTGCGGAGCTGGTCGGTGGTGATTCTTACTTGATCCATCGAGTCGCGCTGGCGGACGGTGACGGTGTGGTCCTCAAGGGTCTGGCCGTCGACGGTGAGGCAGAAGGGGGTGCCCGCCTCGTCCTGGCGGCGGTAGCGGCGGCCGACGGCGCCTTTCTCGTCGTAGAAGCAGGTGAAGTACTTCTTCAGGTCGTTGGCGATGTTGTGGGCGATCTCGGGCATGCCGTCCTTCTTGACCAGCGGGAAGACTGCGGCCTTGGTCGGCGCCAGGGACGGGTGGAAGCGGAGCAGGTTGCGGGTCTCGCCCTTGACCTCTTCCTCGTCGTAGGCGTCGACGAGAAACGCCAGCGTGCTGCGGTCGATCCCGGCGCTGGGCTCGATCACGTAGGGGATATAGCGCAGTTGTTTCTGGTCGTCGAAGAACGACAGCGGGCCCTTGTGATAATCTTCGGATTCGTCGGGCATCTTGACCTTCGTCAGGTCGCGGCCGTTCTCGAACCAGCTCGTGGTGCTGCGCATGCCGCGCTGGTGCTGGCGCAGATCGTAGTCGGTGCGGTTGGCGATGCCTTCGAGCTCCTGCCAGTCGCCGGAGCCAAAGGGGAACTTGTATTCGACGTCGACACAGGCCTTGGCATAGTGGGCCAGTTCATCGGGGTCGTGGTCGCGGAAGCGCAGGTTCTCGGCCTTGATGCCGTGGTCGGTGTACCAGGCGAAGCGGGCGGCCTTCCACTTCTCGTACCACTGCTCATCCGTACCCGGCTCGCAGAAGAACTCGACCTCGGCCTGCTCGAACTCGCGGGTGCGGAAGATGAACGCCTTGGTGGTCACCTCGTTGCGGAAGCTCTTGCCGATCTGGGCGATGCCGAAGGGGACCTTGACGCGGGTGGAATCGAGCACGTTGCGGAAGTTGGCAAAGATGCCCTGGGCGGTTTCGGGCCGCAGGTACATGGTCATCGAATCCTCGGCGTTGGCGCCCATCTGCGTCTCGAACATCAGCTTGAACGGCATCGGCTGTGTGAACTGACCCACGGCGCCGCAGTTCGGGCAGACCTTGTTGCTCAGATCGTGTTCGGTGGCCACGGCGGTGTCGAGCGAGACATGCTCGGTGTGCTCGTCGGCACGTTTGCCGTCCTTGTCCTGCAAGTGGTCGACGCGGGTGCGCGTGTTGCACTTCTTGCACTCGCTGATCAGGTCGGCGAACTTGTCGGCGTGGCCGGAGGCCTTCCACACCAGCGGGTGCATCAGGATGCTGCAATCGAGCCCGACGACGTCGTCGCGCATCTGGACGACGTGCTTCCACCAGGCCCGCTTGACGTTGTTCTTCAGTTCGACGCCCAGAGGCCCATAATCGTAGCAACTGGCCAGCCCGCCGTAGATCTCGCTGGACTGAAAGATGAAGCCCCTTCTCTTGCACAGCGACACGATGTCGTCGAGTTTCGCCAGTTTCGCCATGTTCTTCCACTCTCCAAGTGCTCTGATTTCGTCCACCATCCCGTCCGCGTGCCGCCGGGGGTGCATCCCCGCCCCAATCGTCCGGCGAAACGGGCAAAACCCTATAGTATAGGGCCCTGGAGCCGGAATACAAGCGCCGAGAACGGCAATCGGGTTCCGGACGGCAGCGGTCGCCGGTCCCGGCCTCTGGCTCGGCGATACGCGTCATCGGCTGGGGCGACCCGGCAAAAACCTTGGAAATCGGTTTGGAATACCATTTGGCATTTCCTAATCTTTGGGTGGCGGAGGGCGCCGTAAGCATTTCATCTGTGCGACGCAGTCGTTGACACGAATTTGCGGAGAACGTGAAATGAACGGGATTGAAGGTGCTGGGAGTACAGACTTCAGGCGTCAGTTGTCCATCAAAGGGGCCCGTCCAATAGCAGAGGACGACAGCGAGGCGCGGCCCGGTTTCGAAGGGGCGATGACGCTGTCCAGGAAGTTCCTCAGTGCGGCCCTGGACGACGCGGGCTTTGTAGACCCTCGCAGCAGCAGCATCGAGCGACTGACGTTTCTGCTCAGGCACGGCTGGTCCCGGCCTGAGGTGGTGGAGCCCGATCTCGACCTCTGCACCGCAGCCGTGCTGGCGGACTACCTCGGCGAACGGGTCACCGGCGAAGTCAATCGCGTGCTTAGAGTGCTGGCCCGCGTGGACCCCGAACGCGTCGCCGCATTGCTCAAGTAGCATTTTCTTGTCACCGGCATCTCTCGCTCCGGTCACGTGCGAATCGACTGATGCTATGGATTCTCTTCGCGAACGCGGATGGGACGGTTGGCCGGCGGCAGGGCGATGCTGGCCTTCCATTGGGGCCGGCCGGCTTCGAGGGAGCGGGGGAAGCCGTAGGTGATGCCTTCGACCTGGCAGAAGACGGGGGCGTCGCCGAAGCGATCGTCGGTGGTGTAGCGGCCGGCGATCGTCGCCAGGTACCAGTGCCAGGGAAACAGATGGCCTCGGATGCCCGGGTTGATCGCGGTGACGTCCACGTTGTGAACGCCGGTCAGCACGTTCTCGGTGAGCTTGAGCGGGTCGCGGGTGAAGTAATGATCGGCCCAGCAGCGGTTCGGGTCCGTCTGCGCGAGTCGGCCCAGGGCCTTCTCGTCCCATCCGCCCGGCACATAGGCGTCGAGGAAGGTGACGTGAATCTCGGCGTTCGTTTCGCGCGCGACGATCTCGGCCGCAGCATTCACGACCCACGCGCCGGCCGAATGTCCGATCAGGTGCACGTGCTGCCAGTTCTCCGAAAGGCCGACAATCTTGTGCCCCAGCGCGGGCCCGACCGTGTCGCGGCCGATTTTCGCGGCGCGCGACGGCCGCAGATGCCGGGCCTGGGTCCGCCAGTCGTACCACCCACACTGCCAGTGGCGCCGATCCACACGTTTGGCGATGGCCGTCGCCATCCAGCCGGGCCAAGCTTGCCTCTCATACCAACCATGCGTGACAATCACCAGATTGGGTTCGGCACAGGGTGTGCTCTCTGACGCGGGGACGAAGCCGGGGGTGTCGGGATCGGAACTGACGAGGTAGAGCATCGCGGCCACGTCAGTGCCGTGGGCCGACGTCTGGGATATCCCGATGACAGCGCACACCGCAAGCGACAAGAGAAACGGCACGCGTCGTCGCCTACAGGGCATTGGTGACGATGCTGATGATCTCCTCGACAAGGTCGGCATGGCGCTGCTCGTCGGCGGCCAGGGAGGCGAACGCGGTTCTGATCTTCTGAGGGCCCACATTGGGGTCCCCGGCGATCTTCGCATAGAGGTCGCGGGCCGACAGCTCGAACGACTTCATCGTCTCGAACTCGCGGAGCACGTCGGCTTTGGATCGGCTACTCGTCTTTGCCATATTCGTTGACCAGGGCCTGGAGGATCTTCTTGTGCTTCTTCGTGTCGTCGATCAGCACGGTCAGACGCCGCCCGATCTCGACAAACACATCGTCATCAAGCTGTGCAGGCCAATGCCGATGGTCCAGGTAGTCCTCATAGACACCTGAGCTGATCTCGTCTTCCATGTTCAGGGCGGACGTCAGCATGCCGCCAACTGTCTCGTGCCGGCGAGCGTGCGGCCCATCGTCGGCCAAATTGTCTTCGCGCGTGCTCATGGCGCCAAGCATAGGCATGGCAACCGAGTCTGTCAACGCTCCATCCGGCGGAAATGTGCGGAGCGCCAGGGTGGCTTGCCATCAGCGATTCCATCGCATATCCTACGCTTCGGCGCGGGCGGTCTGCGGTTCCGTGCCGAGACATCGAGCGTTCTCACAGAAGGTTCATTGAAGGAGATCATGGCATGGCGCGTGCGACGACAATCCCGATTCTTGGCGGTTTATTGTGTCTTCTGGCGGCGCAGGCCGCACATGGGCAAACGGCGTGGAAGGTGACTTCGCCCGACGGGAACGTGACGATGGCGGTCCGGCTGGCCGATCCGGGACGCGTGGCGGACTATCCGGCGGGCAAGGTGAGATTATATTACGAGGTCCAGTGCAAGGGCCGGACCGTGCTGCCCCTGTCGCCCCTCGGCATCACGCGAGACGACCAGGGCTTCGTCGATGGACTTCGGTTCGTCTCGGCCGGTCGCGTGCGGACGATCGACGAGACCTACACGATGCTGCACGGCAAGCGCAAGGTCTGCCGGGACCATGCCAACGAGCAGACGCTGACCTTTGAGAACCCCAACGGGGCCAGGCTCGAACTGGTCCTGCGAGCGTACGATGACGGTGTGGCGTTCCGATACCGTTTCCCGGAGAGCAGCGACCGCGTTTGCACGGTGCTGAGCGAGGCGAGCGGCTTTCGCCTGCCGGCCGGAGGCAAGGTCTGGGCCCATCCGTACGACAAGGCCGGCCAGTATACGCCGGCCTATGAGACGTATTGGGTCGATGGCGTTCCAGTCGGCACGGCGTCGTCCAACGAGGAGGGCTGGGCGTTTCCGCTGCTGTTCTGCACGCCCGATGGGGCGCGATGGGGATTGCTCACCGAGGCGGCGGTGGACGGCTCCTACTGTGGTTCGCATCTGAGCCAGCCGGCCTCCGACGGCGTTCACCGATTGCTGTTTCCGGCCGAGGGTGAGGGCAACGACACCGGATCGGTCGAGCCGTCGTGGACACCGCCCTGGACCACCCCGTGGCGCGTGGTCATCGTGGGCGACACACTGGCCCCCATCGTGGAATCCGATCTCGTGACCCATCTGAATCCGCCCTCGATGGTCGAGGACACGGGCTGGATCGAGCCGGGGCGGGCCTCGTGGAGCTGGCTGAGCGACCATGACAGCCCCCAGGACCACGACAAGCTCCGGACGTTCATTGATCTGGCGGCCGAGATGGGCTGGGAGTATTCGCTGATCGACGCCAACTGGAACATCATGAAGAACGGGACGATCCACGATCTGATCGCCCACGCCAATGACAAGGGCATCGGGCTGATGCTCTGGTACAATTCGGGCGGGCCGCACAACTACGTCACGGAACAGCCGCGAGGCACGATGGACCTTCGCCAGGTTCGGCGGCACGAGTTTCGACGCCTGCGGGACTGGGGCATCAAGGGCGTCAAGGTCGATTTCTTCCAGAGCGACAAGCAGAACATCATCCAGTTGTACCACGACATCCTGAAGGATGCGGCGGAGTTCCAGATCATGGTCAACTTCCACGGCTGCACGCTGCCTCGCGGCTGGAGCCGGACGTATCCGCATCTGATGACGATGGAGGCGGTTCGGGGCGCCGAATGCTACAGCTTCGACCGGTCGTTCACGAACTATGCCCCCATGCACAACACCGTGATACCGTTCACGCGCAACGTCGTCGGGCCGATGGACTATACGCCCGTGATGTTCGACGACAACGTGTACAAACACATCACGACCAACGCCCACGAATTGGCTCTGTCGATCGTATTCGAGAGCGGCTGGCTGCATTTCGCCGACCGCGTCAGCGCGTATCGCGATCTGGACAAGGTCCCGAAGCAGTTCCTCAAGACCGTCCCGGTGACGTGGGACGAGACGAAGTTCGTCGCCGGCGAGCCGGGGCAGTTCGTTGTGCTGGCGAGGCGGCATGGGGATCGCTGGTACCTCGGCGGCATCAACGGCGAGGAAAGCGAGCGCGCGGTCAAGGTGGCCCTGCCATTCCTCGATGACAACGCCCGGTATGTGACCCTGATGATCGGCGACGGAAAGATGCCGCGCCGCTTCAATGTAGTGACGCCACCGGCGGTCTCCGGGGACGAAGCGGGCCCGTTCAGCAGCGTCAAAGGCCTGACCTCGCAAGACTTCATGGAGCTTCGTTTTTCGCCTTATGGCGGCTTTGTCGCCGTCCTGGACCCGGTGAGATAGGTCCGGGCGGGAGGCCCGATTCGCAGAGCAGTCCTGCGTTTTCCGCGTCTGTGCGAAACGGCGCGGGATAGCGTTCGCAATTTGATGAAAAGAAAACGCAAAATAACCTTTGCTTTCGGACAGGGAAGGGGATAATTGGACGACGGTCGGCTCCACAGAAGGCCATCGTGTCAACTTCATCGGTGCAACACGATTTGGAAAGGCGGACAAGAGATGCTTAAGGAAGAAGCGCGACGGATCGGTTTGGTGGTGTGTTTGGCGATGACGGTGACCATGCTGTGTTCGTGCGGCACGACGGACCGGCGGACGAAATCGGGACAGGCCCAGATGGAGATGGAGCGGCTCGTCGCGCCGTTCGGCACGGCGCCCGACGGCCGGGCGGTTCGCCACTACACCCTCCGCAATGCCCAGGGCATGACGGCCGAGATCATCACGTACGGGGCCATCGTGGTTTCGCTGACCGCCCCCGACAAGAACGGGCGGTTCGACGACGTCGTCCTGGGTTATGACAATCTGGCCGCCTACATCAAGGTCAGCCCGTACTTCGGCGCCATCGTCGGGCGGTACGGCAATCGGATCGGCAAGGGCAAGTTCACACTCGACGGCACGACCTACACGCTGGCCACGAACGACGGCGAGAACCACCTTCACGGCGGGATCAGGGGCTTCGACAAGGTGGTTTGGGATGATGAGCCGGTCGATCGGGCCGACGCCGTCGGCGTCAAGCTCAGCTACCTGAGCCGCGATGGCGAGGAAGGCTATCCGGGCAACCTCAGGATCAGTGTGATTTATCTCCTGACCAACAGAAACGAGTTGCGGATCGAGTACGAGGCCACGACGGACAAGGCCACGCCGGTCAATGTCACTCACCACGGCTATTTCAATCTGACCGGCGGACAGCGCGACATCCTGGGCCACGAGCTGATGCTCAATGCCGAGAGGTTCACGCCGGTCGATGCCGGGCTGATCCCGACAGGGGAACTGCGACCCGTTCAGGGGACGCCGATGGACTTCCGCAAACGCACGGCGATCGGCGCCCGGATCGACGACATCTACGAGCAACTCCAGTTCGGCGGCGGCTACGACCACAACTGGGTCCTGAACAAGAAGGGCGACGCGATGACGCTGGCGGCCGAGGTCCACGAGCCGACGACCGGACGCCTGATGACCGTCCGGACGACCGAGCCCGGCATTCAGTTCTACGCAGGCAACTTCCTCGACGGGACCATCACGGGCAAGGACGGGGTTGTCTACAAGCATCGCTATGGCTTCTGCCTGGAGACGCAGCACTACCCCGATTCGCCGAACAAGCCGGACTTTCCGTCAACCATTCTGCGTCCGGGCCGCGTCTACAGGACCACGACGGTCTACGCGTTCTCCGCGCGATAGCGAGGCGGCGCCGATGCGGGATTGAGTGAGAGAACCCCTGAACTCTGTACAAAGGAGAAGACATGACGGCATTGCACACGGTTGACTGGCTTTTCATTCTGGGCTACTTCGCTGTTGTGTTTGGCATCGCATGGTGGGCCTACCTCAAGGAAAGGCAGTCGCAGACGACGACGGAGTACTTCCTTGCCGGACGCAATCTCGGGTGGTGGATCATCGGTGCGGCGGTCTTCTCGTCGAACATCGGTTCCGAGCATCTCGTCGGCCTGGCCGGCTCCGGCGCTACGGACGGCGTCGCCATGGCCCACTACGAACTGCACGCATGGTGCCTGCTGGTCCTGGCCTGGATTATGGTGCCCTTCTACATGCGGTCGAGGGTCTTCACCATGCCGGAGTTCCTCGAACGGCGGTTCTCGCCGGTCAACCGCACCGTGCTGTCGATCATCTCGCTGGTCGCGTACGTTCTGACCAAGCTGGCGGTCGGCATCTTCGCCGGCGGCGTGGTGTTCGCCGTGTTGATTCCCGACATCACGTTCCTGGGGCTCGACAGTTTCTGGATCGGGTCGATCCTGGTGATCGTCCTGACCGGTATCTACACGATTATGGGCGGGATGCGGGCCGTTGCCTACACCTCGGCGATCCAGACGGTGATCCTTGTGGTCGGTTCGGCCTTCGTGACGTATTTCGGTCTGAAGGCCCTCGGCGGCTGGGAGGCGCTGCGTGAGTGGGCCGGGTCGGAGATGTTCAACCTGTGGAAGCCGCTCGTGCCGGAGGGGGTCACCGCGACCTGGGCGCCGGTCAAGGAACCCGGTCGCATGGCCTGGTACTTCAACGACAACTACCCGTGGATCGGCATGCTCTTCTGTGCGCCGATCATCGGACTGTGG is a window encoding:
- a CDS encoding glycine--tRNA ligase; its protein translation is MAKLAKLDDIVSLCKRRGFIFQSSEIYGGLASCYDYGPLGVELKNNVKRAWWKHVVQMRDDVVGLDCSILMHPLVWKASGHADKFADLISECKKCNTRTRVDHLQDKDGKRADEHTEHVSLDTAVATEHDLSNKVCPNCGAVGQFTQPMPFKLMFETQMGANAEDSMTMYLRPETAQGIFANFRNVLDSTRVKVPFGIAQIGKSFRNEVTTKAFIFRTREFEQAEVEFFCEPGTDEQWYEKWKAARFAWYTDHGIKAENLRFRDHDPDELAHYAKACVDVEYKFPFGSGDWQELEGIANRTDYDLRQHQRGMRSTTSWFENGRDLTKVKMPDESEDYHKGPLSFFDDQKQLRYIPYVIEPSAGIDRSTLAFLVDAYDEEEVKGETRNLLRFHPSLAPTKAAVFPLVKKDGMPEIAHNIANDLKKYFTCFYDEKGAVGRRYRRQDEAGTPFCLTVDGQTLEDHTVTVRQRDSMDQVRITTDQLRTYLRDKLEM
- a CDS encoding glycoside hydrolase family 97 protein, with translation MARATTIPILGGLLCLLAAQAAHGQTAWKVTSPDGNVTMAVRLADPGRVADYPAGKVRLYYEVQCKGRTVLPLSPLGITRDDQGFVDGLRFVSAGRVRTIDETYTMLHGKRKVCRDHANEQTLTFENPNGARLELVLRAYDDGVAFRYRFPESSDRVCTVLSEASGFRLPAGGKVWAHPYDKAGQYTPAYETYWVDGVPVGTASSNEEGWAFPLLFCTPDGARWGLLTEAAVDGSYCGSHLSQPASDGVHRLLFPAEGEGNDTGSVEPSWTPPWTTPWRVVIVGDTLAPIVESDLVTHLNPPSMVEDTGWIEPGRASWSWLSDHDSPQDHDKLRTFIDLAAEMGWEYSLIDANWNIMKNGTIHDLIAHANDKGIGLMLWYNSGGPHNYVTEQPRGTMDLRQVRRHEFRRLRDWGIKGVKVDFFQSDKQNIIQLYHDILKDAAEFQIMVNFHGCTLPRGWSRTYPHLMTMEAVRGAECYSFDRSFTNYAPMHNTVIPFTRNVVGPMDYTPVMFDDNVYKHITTNAHELALSIVFESGWLHFADRVSAYRDLDKVPKQFLKTVPVTWDETKFVAGEPGQFVVLARRHGDRWYLGGINGEESERAVKVALPFLDDNARYVTLMIGDGKMPRRFNVVTPPAVSGDEAGPFSSVKGLTSQDFMELRFSPYGGFVAVLDPVR
- a CDS encoding PspC domain-containing protein, producing MKRLHLSATDKKIFGVCGGIGETYDIDPTLVRLAVVFLCVVTAIVPVAITYLVAALIMPKHT
- a CDS encoding aldose epimerase family protein; its protein translation is MLKEEARRIGLVVCLAMTVTMLCSCGTTDRRTKSGQAQMEMERLVAPFGTAPDGRAVRHYTLRNAQGMTAEIITYGAIVVSLTAPDKNGRFDDVVLGYDNLAAYIKVSPYFGAIVGRYGNRIGKGKFTLDGTTYTLATNDGENHLHGGIRGFDKVVWDDEPVDRADAVGVKLSYLSRDGEEGYPGNLRISVIYLLTNRNELRIEYEATTDKATPVNVTHHGYFNLTGGQRDILGHELMLNAERFTPVDAGLIPTGELRPVQGTPMDFRKRTAIGARIDDIYEQLQFGGGYDHNWVLNKKGDAMTLAAEVHEPTTGRLMTVRTTEPGIQFYAGNFLDGTITGKDGVVYKHRYGFCLETQHYPDSPNKPDFPSTILRPGRVYRTTTVYAFSAR